CGCGCACCCAAGGCTGATCGACGGTCACTTGCGACCAGGCGGGTGCGGCAGCCAGCAGGGTGGCCCCCAACATTACGGAAACGATGGTTTTCATTGGAACAGTCCTTGTAAAAAGCCCGGTTTTTTCGGGTTGATCAATTGGCGCAGGTCGTCGGCGCATTGCTGAGCGGTCTGGTCGTGCTTGAGGCCCAGGCGTATCTTGCCGTTGGCGTCGAAGACATAGGTGATGGCCGTGTGGTCCATGGTGTACGACCCACCGCTTGGCACTTTTCGATACATGATCTTGAAGTCTTTTGCGGTCCTGGCGGTTTGCTCGCCGGTGCCGCGCACGGCAATAAAGGTTGGATCGAACGCCGCCATGTATTCGCGCAGCAGCGGCCCGGTGTCGCGCTCGGGGTCGATGGTGGCAAACACGATCTGCAGCTTGTTGCCGTCGGCGCCCAGCAGGCGCTTGATTTCCACCGCGCGCGACAGCGCCGTCGGGCACACATCCGGGCACTGGGTGAAACCGAAGAACAGCAGCACGAACTTGCCGCGAAAATCGCGCAGCGTGGCCGGTTTGCCGTCCGGGTAGGACAGCAAATAATCGGGGCCGATGGCGGCGCCGGTAAGGTCGATCGCGGTGAAGCCGCGTGCCTGCGCCGCCAATGGCAGGGCGGCCAGCGGCAGCGCAGCTACGGTCGAGAGAAAGGAACGTCGTCGCATAAAACTCCTGGTAATGTCTGGATGACGCCAGTGCAGGCACCGGCGCAAGGGCAGGGGTCAGGCGAACGTGGGTGGTGCGCGGGGACGGGCATCGGGCCAGGCGCAGCAGGGCGCAGGCGCCGTATAACCTGGCGCGGAGAAAACTGCTGAAGCGGCAATGGGCGCGCGCAAGGCCAGGGGCGCGGGCGGCGGCGCGCCAGCCAGGCTGGCGCACAGCGCACAGTGTTTCAGGTGATGGCCGGCAATCGGAACCTGTTGCTGGTCGTTGCGGGCGGGAGTGCTGTAGATATTGCCGCTGGCGCTGCATACCTCGCCGGCAATGGCGTCGATACCCGGCGCCACCATTGCCTGGCCCAGCGCGGGCCACAGCAAGTTGAGCATGATCGCCAGGCAAACGATCAGGCTGATGTGGCGACGCTGGGAGAGAAACTGGGGCATGGCCCGATTATAAAGTAAAAAAAGCCGCCACCGCTGGTGCGGGGGCTGCCCTGGCCAGGCAAGCACCGGTTACTTCAGCGCCAGGCGCGACGGCGTAGCTGCTGGCGCCCTGGCGGCGCCGGCATTGCTGCCGAGGTTGAAGATGCGCACCACTTCCACCAGGTCGTGGGCCTGATCCTGCAGCGCAGCGGCGGCTGCGGCGGCCTGTTCCACCAGCGCGGCGTTTTGCTGGGTTACTTCGTCCATCTGGTGGATGGCGTCGTGCACCTGACCAATGCCGGCGCGCTGCTCGTCGCTGGCGCTGCTGATTTCGGCCATGATGTCGGTTACGCGGCGCACGCTCTCCACCACTTCCTCGATGGTGCTGCCGGCTTCGGCCA
This is a stretch of genomic DNA from Duganella zoogloeoides. It encodes these proteins:
- a CDS encoding SCO family protein; translated protein: MRRRSFLSTVAALPLAALPLAAQARGFTAIDLTGAAIGPDYLLSYPDGKPATLRDFRGKFVLLFFGFTQCPDVCPTALSRAVEIKRLLGADGNKLQIVFATIDPERDTGPLLREYMAAFDPTFIAVRGTGEQTARTAKDFKIMYRKVPSGGSYTMDHTAITYVFDANGKIRLGLKHDQTAQQCADDLRQLINPKKPGFLQGLFQ
- a CDS encoding DUF2946 family protein, with amino-acid sequence MPQFLSQRRHISLIVCLAIMLNLLWPALGQAMVAPGIDAIAGEVCSASGNIYSTPARNDQQQVPIAGHHLKHCALCASLAGAPPPAPLALRAPIAASAVFSAPGYTAPAPCCAWPDARPRAPPTFA